The sequence CGAAAGTAGCGAGGAGAGAGAAGGATGGTACAGAGGTGACGGGTTCGAGGATATGCATCTCCAAGGTCGGAGATGGGCTGGTAAAATTAAGTCTCTGTTCAATTCTGTGAAAGGGATGCCTTATAAAGGATCGATTTATGATGCTGGATCGACTTTTGAATCTTATGGTGTTCCTCATGGATCTTCTGGTATAATTCTCTATCAATGTGTTCCTTCTTGGTTCTTCATAGTTTAGTTTTTGCTTGATCAAGCTGTGATTGAATCTGTACACATTAGAATTCTCTGTTACACCTTTGTCTAGCTGCTAGTTGTACTTTATAATTAGTGGTTTCATTTCAAGTAtcgttgtgatttgtgaatttgGTGGTCAGGGTATGATTAGATCTCTTTACATTTCAATATTGAGCAATTTGGTCGGCTGAAAATTGAATCTTTCTCGGTTTGGAAGCAGGGCTGTTTGGACTGTTTTGGGATCTCTTTGGTATGATTTTgaaacttgtttgtttttatgtCTTGATAGATTTGATGAAGGCAGTGCCTGAGAGTCACAAGAAGTTCTTGACCAATATGGTATGGGTCCATGAAGAGGTAAGGGCTCTTTTCTCTTACCATTTTATACTGTGATGTTTGTAGGAACAATGGTTTAATGGTTATAAAACCATAAGAACTCGAACTATGAGCTTATTAGTCACTCTCTTGCaactaattataaatttatagcCATGTATATAAGTGGTATAAGCATGTTTCGTCGGAAAAGTGTATCGTAGTAGAACTCATGTGTCCATTTGTTGATTCTACCACAGGACGATGTTTGtattgaaacagaggaagggCTTAAGCATTGTAAGTTGATAGCGGTACATGCTGGTTTAGAGAAAGGGGATAATGTAGAAGAACAACTAAAGCTCTTGAGAGCTAAAGACACAAGCatttcaaaaatacaacatCTAAGTGGTCGGAAAAACGTTTGGGACATCCCACAAGTAAGCCACTGAATGAGCCGAACGTTTTGTAAACATCTTACTCAGTTTGGAAAtctctttttttgaaaatctgaaACATTCTTCAGGAGCTGGATGATAAACATACTGTTGTTGTTAGCGGGCACCATGGGAAGCTTCACATCGATGGTCTGAGACTGATCATCGATGAAGGCGGTGGATACCCGGATAAACCCGTGGCAGCAATTGTTCTCCCTTCCAAGAAGATTATCCGCGACACCGATAATTTTTCTAGTTAAGTTTTCTCATCTATCCAATATCATACATTGTCATTTCAAAATAATCGTAGTAACGTTAGCAGTACCAAATTTCAGTTATAACGTTTACTAAGAAAACAAATGGGCCTCTGAACATTCAACAGCTCAACTCTTAAAACTTATTTTCCACACTTAAAGCCTTGCAAATTCAGTAAGCCCAGATTTATGAAGCTGTTTAAAGACAAGCGCGTAGAGTGTTTTTTAGTCACTGTATATTACATGATGAACCTGAACTTTTGAGGGAAAGGTTTCTAAAGTTATATTCGTTATATGGCTCCTGAGTTGGAGCACTTTGCCATGGAAAGAAAACGAATTAGCATGTTCAGGTTCCCAATTTTGAACAAGAATCTAGTGGTGGGTGACTAATACGGCTCGATATTTATTGGGTTATAcagaaatttgtgttttaacataaaaaaaaaaagcatgttgtaaatcaaaataatatttcctTCTTACACTTGGTTGGATTGGATCCATTAATTAGAGAAGGAGCAAcactattaaataaaaaaaaagaatgggcccaaaaaaaaggagaaaaaggacAGATAAGAAAAGGAGTCGTCAGAAATGTGCAAACACATGCTTACTTGATTTTcattatactgtatatataataacGACAGCTGTTTACTTCGGTTGGTTCACGTGAATCCAATTTTGTTTACGAAAATTTCCTCGAGCCTAAGAAGAGATAACCAAGATCTTACTCAATTTTGTTCTCAAAGTTAAACCAAATAAGTTTGCTTTCTTCCCGATTCCTTATTTTTTGAGACTCCACTGGATAAACTAGTTATAGGATGACATTTTGATGTATCATGAAACAATATGGCAGCATCCAGCTctacaaaaatattaagaacTTCATTGTCTAACTAGGATAGTAGGATCTTTATGTAACGtgagaattggacaattttttGGCTGGATTAATTGTGTACATACCTCGGTTAAAATATGGTTGTTGGCACAGAATCTAGTGGTTCAACTGAAGGAATGTGTATCTAACTGTGtacctatattatatatatctatattgtACCTATATAATATAGGTACCTATATTGTATATGTCTCATttagatatataacaaaataatttgacaCAAGATTTCCCTAATCACGAGTTACGACAATATTATGTGCagtcttttttttggtagaaacaaGAAATTCTCTGGACTAGATCACTTCTTTCTTTGACTATTATTTGttcattaatataaaaagttacGTTCGTTTGAGTTTTTATCTAAACCTAGCTTCGAATAAACCAGTGTCTCAACGCATATATATGATAAACATTCGAGATAAACTCATAAACTGTTACTCAATAGTCGAAATTCAAATCCTAGTTTAAACGAATTTATAGTCAAACTTACAAAAAGAATATGTCAACTGCACCGATTCTCTCGGAGTTagtttagtattattatttggtGTCAACCAATCA comes from Camelina sativa cultivar DH55 chromosome 19, Cs, whole genome shotgun sequence and encodes:
- the LOC104764693 gene encoding uncharacterized protein LOC104764693 yields the protein MAQKPATVICVGDIHGYISKLNNLWLNLQSAIDPSDFNTALVIFLGDYCDRGPETRKVIDFLISLPERHPDQTHVFLAGNHDFAFSGFLGLLPRPSDGSDLKDTWKEYESSEEREGWYRGDGFEDMHLQGRRWAGKIKSLFNSVKGMPYKGSIYDAGSTFESYGVPHGSSDLMKAVPESHKKFLTNMVWVHEEDDVCIETEEGLKHCKLIAVHAGLEKGDNVEEQLKLLRAKDTSISKIQHLSGRKNVWDIPQELDDKHTVVVSGHHGKLHIDGLRLIIDEGGGYPDKPVAAIVLPSKKIIRDTDNFSS